One window of the Perca fluviatilis chromosome 5, GENO_Pfluv_1.0, whole genome shotgun sequence genome contains the following:
- the pard6b gene encoding partitioning defective 6 homolog beta isoform X2, producing the protein MNKNHRVPSNRSLSAVEVKSKFGAEFRRFSLDRSKPGRFDEFYGLLQHVHRIPNVELLVGYADVHGDLLPINNDDNYHKAISTASPLLRLFLQRKEEADYTFGTNSLTRKKNTVLAAVLLRPDPNRKKPPVIISLPRDFRPVSSIIDVDILPETHRRVRLYKHGQEKPLGFYIRDGSSVRVTPQGLEKVPGIFISRMVPGGLAESTGLLAVNDEVLEVNGIEVAGKSLDQVTDMMIANSHNLIITVKPANQRNNVVRSGGLGGGGGGGGGGAASGSSGRSSDSGASYYGYSSHGGVGAPASMPSHIIQNFPVGELESDEDDEDLVIEAGGEAEPIRRASSNYSMPSLLRYEPHLNLRTAAASTSTLSSNANGTLPASGSSGSLSNAIPTTPSLDRAIERRSLEEDGTVITL; encoded by the exons atgaacaaaaaccACCGAGTGCCGAGCAACCGTTCTCTGAGTGCCGTGGAGGTGAAGAGCAAG TTTGGTGCAGAGTTTCGTCGGTTCTCGCTGGATCGGTCGAAGCCGGGCCGCTTTGATGAGTTCTACGGCCTCCTGCAGCACGTGCATCGCATCCCCAATGTGGAATTGTTGGTGGGATATGCTGACGTACATGGCGACCTGCTGCCCATCAACAATGATGATAACTACCACAAAGCCATCTCCACTGCCAGCCCTCTACTCAGACTGTTCCTGCAGAGGAAAG AGGAAGCTGATTACACATTCGGTACCAACTCGCTGACCAGGAAGAAAAACACGGTGCTTGCGGCCGTTCTTCTGCGGCCTGACCCCAACAGGAAGAAACCACCGGTGATCATTAGCCTTCCGAGGGACTTCCGCCCCGTCTCGTCCATCATCGACGTGGACATCCTCCCTGAGACGCACCGACGCGTTCGTCTGTACAAGCACGGCCAGGAAAAGCCGTTGGGCTTCTACATCCGCGACGGCTCCAGCGTACGGGTCACTCCGCAGGGCCTGGAGAAGGTTCCGGGGATATTCATCTCTCGCATGGTGCCTGGCGGGCTGGCGGAGAGCACCGGCCTGCTGGCAGTCAACGATGAGGTGCTGGAGGTGAACGGTATCGAGGTGGCTGGGAAGTCTTTGGACCAGGTGACGGACATGATGATCGCCAACAGTCACAACCTCATCATCACCGTGAAGCCTGCCAACCAGCGGAACAATGTTGTTCGCAGCGGAGGattaggaggaggaggaggaggaggaggcggcggCGCGGCGTCTGGGAGCTCAGGACGCTCGTCGGACAGCGGTGCCAGCTACTATGGCTACTCGTCGCACGGTGGGGTTGGTGCCCCGGCCTCCATGCCGTCGCACATCATCCAGAACTTCCCTGTCGGGGAGCTGGAGAGCGACGAGGACGACGAGGACCTGGTGATCGAGGCAGGCGGCGAGGCTGAGCCCATCAGACGCGCCTCGTCCAACTACAGCATGCCCTCGCTGCTTCGCTACGAGCCGCACCTCAACCTCCGCACTGCCGCCGCCTCCACCTCCACCCTGTCTAGCAACGCCAATGGAACCCTGCCAGCCAGCGGCAGCAGTGGATCGCTAAGCAACGCCATTCCGACCACGCCGTCCCTAGACAGAGCAATTGAAAGGCGAAGTCTGGAGGAGGACGGCACTGTTATAACTCTGTAG
- the pard6b gene encoding partitioning defective 6 homolog beta isoform X1, translated as MYQILTPSLSQVFVSEQPQGTFTEVARRVRLFTQFGAEFRRFSLDRSKPGRFDEFYGLLQHVHRIPNVELLVGYADVHGDLLPINNDDNYHKAISTASPLLRLFLQRKEEADYTFGTNSLTRKKNTVLAAVLLRPDPNRKKPPVIISLPRDFRPVSSIIDVDILPETHRRVRLYKHGQEKPLGFYIRDGSSVRVTPQGLEKVPGIFISRMVPGGLAESTGLLAVNDEVLEVNGIEVAGKSLDQVTDMMIANSHNLIITVKPANQRNNVVRSGGLGGGGGGGGGGAASGSSGRSSDSGASYYGYSSHGGVGAPASMPSHIIQNFPVGELESDEDDEDLVIEAGGEAEPIRRASSNYSMPSLLRYEPHLNLRTAAASTSTLSSNANGTLPASGSSGSLSNAIPTTPSLDRAIERRSLEEDGTVITL; from the exons ATGTACCAAATATTGACTCCAAGTTTGAGTCAAGTTTTCGTTTCAGAACAACCCCAGGGGACGTTTACAGAAGTAGCGAGACGTGTACGTCTATTTACCCAG TTTGGTGCAGAGTTTCGTCGGTTCTCGCTGGATCGGTCGAAGCCGGGCCGCTTTGATGAGTTCTACGGCCTCCTGCAGCACGTGCATCGCATCCCCAATGTGGAATTGTTGGTGGGATATGCTGACGTACATGGCGACCTGCTGCCCATCAACAATGATGATAACTACCACAAAGCCATCTCCACTGCCAGCCCTCTACTCAGACTGTTCCTGCAGAGGAAAG AGGAAGCTGATTACACATTCGGTACCAACTCGCTGACCAGGAAGAAAAACACGGTGCTTGCGGCCGTTCTTCTGCGGCCTGACCCCAACAGGAAGAAACCACCGGTGATCATTAGCCTTCCGAGGGACTTCCGCCCCGTCTCGTCCATCATCGACGTGGACATCCTCCCTGAGACGCACCGACGCGTTCGTCTGTACAAGCACGGCCAGGAAAAGCCGTTGGGCTTCTACATCCGCGACGGCTCCAGCGTACGGGTCACTCCGCAGGGCCTGGAGAAGGTTCCGGGGATATTCATCTCTCGCATGGTGCCTGGCGGGCTGGCGGAGAGCACCGGCCTGCTGGCAGTCAACGATGAGGTGCTGGAGGTGAACGGTATCGAGGTGGCTGGGAAGTCTTTGGACCAGGTGACGGACATGATGATCGCCAACAGTCACAACCTCATCATCACCGTGAAGCCTGCCAACCAGCGGAACAATGTTGTTCGCAGCGGAGGattaggaggaggaggaggaggaggaggcggcggCGCGGCGTCTGGGAGCTCAGGACGCTCGTCGGACAGCGGTGCCAGCTACTATGGCTACTCGTCGCACGGTGGGGTTGGTGCCCCGGCCTCCATGCCGTCGCACATCATCCAGAACTTCCCTGTCGGGGAGCTGGAGAGCGACGAGGACGACGAGGACCTGGTGATCGAGGCAGGCGGCGAGGCTGAGCCCATCAGACGCGCCTCGTCCAACTACAGCATGCCCTCGCTGCTTCGCTACGAGCCGCACCTCAACCTCCGCACTGCCGCCGCCTCCACCTCCACCCTGTCTAGCAACGCCAATGGAACCCTGCCAGCCAGCGGCAGCAGTGGATCGCTAAGCAACGCCATTCCGACCACGCCGTCCCTAGACAGAGCAATTGAAAGGCGAAGTCTGGAGGAGGACGGCACTGTTATAACTCTGTAG